AGAGAATAATTATTCGTAGTAGGCTTTTTGCAACATGTCAAGTCCACTTTTTTTACCTCCTTTCTTGATTGGATTTCGGAAGTTTCCAGCCTGTATGATTGCTACCGCTCTGAACGTTCCGTTCGAATACTTGAAGTGCGCAGAGGGATAAAGtgagaaaatatatttccagAGAAATTGTGCTTCCAAAATCACTTACCTTATCAGCGAATGCATCCGTAGCTACATCACCTAATGTACACTCACACCAACGGCATGATTCGCGATCCAGAAACACGTCACTCTGTCCGATCACTTGTGTTCCGAGACGCTCTACCTCTTCACGCCATGGTTTCAGTTCCCGCACTATATCTTCGTCCTGTTCGACCGTGTTGTTCATATAGATTGGATGACCTTCCCAGCTCTGTACCTCACCATTCCGGTCAAAGTATACCGTCAGACGTCCAACATACTTACCAAAGGAACGTGCCTGAGTAATAAGAACCTGAGAGAGAATGaagaaacatttgtttgtattaacCAAATGCACCTCCAAATAACACTAAAACGCCATACCTTATGCTTATTCTGCTTCTCAACCACAATCGGATAGTCTCCTTCAATTTTGTCGTATTTCATATCGTAAGGCACTTTGGAATCTTTGTTCAGCAGCAAGGAATGCGAATGTGCACCAATGATAACATCGACGAGATCACCAGCCTCCTCGGCCAGCTGTTTATCACCGTCCAAACCACAATGCGACAGTACCACAATGATATCCACTTTATCGTTTTTCAACTTTTGCGCTTCCTTGCGCACTGCATCGATTGAGTTTGTCAGCGTAACCTTTCCCGTTTGGGCCACTAGCTATAATTGTTAGAATATTATTAACGCTTCATCCAAAAGGTGATGGCGTTCCAGCCTTACGTGTGTCTTATCGTAGAGCGCTCCAATGACTCCTACTTTACGTCCACATTCGTGCAGCACAACACTTGacttaatttttgattttatcaACTCCGGTTCTCCATTCAGCTGAAGATTAGCCACAACCGTTGGaattttcagtttttcaaGTTCGGCCAGATATGGTGCGAGGCCTTTCGGGCTATGATCAAACTCGTGGTTGCCTAGGGTCtgagggttttgtttgtgttggaaCGAAGAGTAAGTACAATAATTTGGGGGTATGTTGTATTATCAAACTTTGTACATGATATCTTACCATTACATCTGGTGGAAGCTTCTTGATGAAGTGTGCGGTAACGTTCCAGCGTAGCAAATTGTACCAAAGCGTCCCCTGGAAGTTGTCACCCGCATTGAGGTAGAGTGGATTTTGCGATTTATACTCTTTCTTTAGCTGCCTGATCGTATGGTAGACGCGTGCTATACCGGCAATACATTCTTTCGGATTGGTACAACCGGAAgatttttg
The DNA window shown above is from Anopheles funestus chromosome 3RL, idAnoFuneDA-416_04, whole genome shotgun sequence and carries:
- the LOC125771639 gene encoding apyrase-like → MWRFHHCSWTVFASLLVLSYIVPECWTKCVSSSDKDSFPLTFIHINDLHARFDETNQKSSGCTNPKECIAGIARVYHTIRQLKKEYKSQNPLYLNAGDNFQGTLWYNLLRWNVTAHFIKKLPPDVMTLGNHEFDHSPKGLAPYLAELEKLKIPTVVANLQLNGEPELIKSKIKSSVVLHECGRKVGVIGALYDKTHLVAQTGKVTLTNSIDAVRKEAQKLKNDKVDIIVVLSHCGLDGDKQLAEEAGDLVDVIIGAHSHSLLLNKDSKVPYDMKYDKIEGDYPIVVEKQNKHKVLITQARSFGKYVGRLTVYFDRNGEVQSWEGHPIYMNNTVEQDEDIVRELKPWREEVERLGTQVIGQSDVFLDRESCRWCECTLGDVATDAFADKYSNGTFRAVAIIQAGNFRNPIKKGAITNGLAIEAAPFGSSVDLIKLKGEDLWSAIDHSFTLDDEYRLNTMQVSGMTVVVDLSKNRNERVQSIQVIEADGTMKPLDKQKFYYVATPSYLADGKDGFEMMKRGTDRITGPLDSDVLIEYVRKRQTITTSMFEQKRMVIENHTNGTCSWDLEAERYTPKIK